A single region of the Glycine max cultivar Williams 82 chromosome 20, Glycine_max_v4.0, whole genome shotgun sequence genome encodes:
- the LOC100527065 gene encoding uncharacterized protein LOC100527065, producing MGWLQSLLSPLKKFWLRLNSTQKKRRGIYILYEDVKSCPYEDVHVLWSILVESHSPSLPSKK from the exons ATGGGGTGGCTGCAATCCCTCCTCTCTCCACTGAAGAAGTTCTGGCTCCGCCTGAATTCAACTCAAAAGAAGA GAAGAGGGATTTACATTCTGTATGAAGATGTCAAGTCTTGCCCCTATGAAGACGTACACGTCCTCTGGTCAATACTAGTGGAATCACATTCACCTTCTTTGCCATCCAAAAAATGA
- the LOC100800620 gene encoding uncharacterized protein: protein MSGTRFLFSNDILLRASDAPPVKGLLETHPGAYTTSRTHNNASWLLFWERHMKRLSQSIQILSNLAPELLFKSNNSAILLPSSATLPIWQPTVQMLVNDSVCKVLPIALKERNDCEELAITTLVSGNLEELNACDTFSEERMSKILDVHVHVETYVPPTFGIWGNGVHLAVVGYGRNVAAAKYSDWVRIRKSLEKLRPPSVTELLLSNDGDQILEGCVTNFFVVCCKERNSNDEKALCDYGNKYSFEVQTAPISDGVLPGTIRQLVLEICRSEGIPFREVAPSWSECEIWEEAFITNSLRLLQHVDSIQVPTEWQSAHSKTWKDISWTKKQFQGGPGMITTIIQEKIMEKAILEGYPISNIYAG from the exons ATGTCAGGTACAAGGTTTCTCTTCAGTAATGACATCCTTTTACGTGCCTCAGATGCCCCTCCAGTCAAAGGCCTCCTTGAAACTCATCCGG GTGCATACACAACATCACGCACTCACAACAATGCTTCATGGttgttattttgggagagacaCATGAAAAGACTTTCACAATCTATACAAATTCTATCGAATTTGGCGCCAGAGCTTCTATTTAAATCTAATAATTCTGCAATTCTGTTACCATCATCAGCAACCTTGCCAATATGGCAACCCACCGTTCAGATGCTTGTTAATGATTCGGTGTGCAAAGTCTTGCCGATTGCATTGAAAGAGAGGAATGATTGTGAGGAATTGGCCATTACAACTCTTGTTAGTGGTAATTTGGAGGAATTAAATGCATGTGACACCTTCAGTGAGGAAAGAATGAGTAAAATTCTtgatgtgcatgtgcatgttgaGACTTATGTTCCTCCTACATTTGGTATTTGGGGAAATGGTGTACATTTGGCTGTAGTGGGCTATGGGAGGAATGTTGCAGCTGCTAAATATTCAGATTGGGTAAG GATTAGGAAATCTCTGGAAAAGCTCAGGCCTCCCTCAGTGACAGAACTGTTGCTGTCTAATGATGGGGATCAGATCCTCGAAGGTTGTGTgacaaatttttttgttgtttgctgCAAG GAAAGGAATTCAAATGATGAGAAGGCCCTGTGTGATTATGGAAATAAATACTCTTTTGAAGTACAAACAGCTCCGATCAGCGATGGTGTTCTTCCAGGAACAATACGCCAACTAGTGCTTGA GATATGCAGGAGTGAAGGAATTCCATTTCGAGAAGTTGCTCCATCATGGTCAGAATGTGAAATCTGGGAGGAGGCATTCATCACAa ATAGCTTGAGGCTTTTACAACATGTGGATAGTATTCAGGTTCCAACAGAATGGCAATCAGCCCATTCTAAAACGTGGAAGGATATATCATGGACAAAAAAGCAATTTCAG GGTGGACCTGGGATGATCACAACTATTATCcag GAAAAGATTATGGAGAAAGCAATTCTGGAAGGGTACCCAATAAGTAACATATATGCAGGTTGA